One Xiphophorus maculatus strain JP 163 A chromosome 15, X_maculatus-5.0-male, whole genome shotgun sequence genomic window, CTCTCAGTCTCCTTCACTGGTGCCTCTGTGCACTAAACAACAAACAAGTCCTCTGAACTTAGTCCTGGCGTTCCAAAAGCAAAGTGCATCCAGGGCGTGTTAGTCCATCTCCATGGAGCCGCTGTGGGTCTCCTTGGACACCATGAGTCTCATCAGTTTTCCATGGAGCTTCTCAATCTTCTTCACATCCTGAGCCTGGTCTGTCTTGTACTGTAGACACTGTAAGGACAGAACATATGGGACATGAGGCCAGAGACAGGAATCTTTTAAAGGAATCGATCAAAACGTACCAGACTAGTAGCATAAAAAGCTTCActagttacattttaaatgactgaagTAAGTTTAGTTAATGAGGTAtgtctcattaaaataaaaattaaaaaaatctcttttccaAGAGAGACCTGGCCAAGGATGGCAGCGGAacacagaaaattacaaatcCAAACTAAAGATATCACAACCTAATTGGAATACAATATgcagaataaagaaagaaatacacaacacaaacacagccataaaaagaaaatttaggTGAAGAATACAActtgatatttttacaaaaacaacctTAAATACAACCTGAATGAACTTTACATACATTAAAAGAGACCAAAGGCAAGCAATTTTAGAAACTACAAATAGTTAATATGTTTCCTTTTCCtaaagagaaacaacaaaaagtttcatttgGGTGTTGagatgaaaaaagtcaaattaaaatcaaaagtcAGTCTTTCTGCAGAATATAACTGGTAGACTGTTGGCTGGTTCAGAGGACCTCTTGTAGATTATATTtcaattttgcacatttatattgtcaattttaaatgaataagtAGCCTCGTCATTGACTTCAAATGTGATTCCGCtggattctcatctcccttcagtgctctcCGTCTGAGATTTCTCCAATTGAACTTGATTTCTCTGACTGAACTTCAGTTTATCTGTTGCCAGTCTTGACTACATTGCATTGTAGAATTGTAGTTTTAGAATTGCACCATGGCAGTCTACAATGGTAAACTGTCATTGTAGTTTACCAATGGCATAATGAAGCCACACAGAAGGCGTTGGACACACTtgtaaatattgaattaacattaaaaaccaCTGTGTTCTGctcagcacttctctcttcacagtgCACAGGCAATGTCCTGTGCACAATGTGCCTGCACATTGTGCAAAGGATCGTTTGATACTTCATAGTATCAAACGATTGCATTATGTCACAACCAAATattagcaattgggtaaaatttaaaacttctgcAAAGTCTATGCATCCagcaagcaatcgtttctcaatagtcGAGGGTTCAGACCCTCTGTACAAAGTGAAGCACAGGGGCTGTGCTAAAAATCAGGGGCTGATTTTTAGCAGGTTAGTAAATAACATCAATTTCAATCACTCAgaaaatttagaattttttttttttatgtttcatttatcCATTAGATTCTAGCTTTCCAGCAAGAGAGAGATTTTGGTAGAAGTCCTACTAAAAGGGCTcaatacagaaacatttgtatttagttgttacaaaaaaagcagaaacaagagAAACTTGTAAGGATGCACTGTGCCTTTAAGTCTAGAATTTCAACTTGGACTCTTATAATACTTTCTTAATTatcatatatttatttgatatCAATTGAGAACTTAAAAGTTTTCTAATGTGAGGCAAGCATCAATACATCTGATGCCATAACGGTTTCGGTCCAAAACTCAGCTTGATCTAGAAGAAGATGTGGAACAGGCTGGACTTCTTACAAACAACTTCTATAACCATTACCTGATTATCCTGAGGAGGGTTTGAGTTCAGCCTGTGTTACCATGGTGATCCAGTGAGTTTCAGACAAATTAACCTTTGTGATACTGAAAAGTTTCTGATTTTCCCTACCTCACagatgaaaaccaaacatttagtttgcaacatttagcatttttttctctaacagTAGATTAGGGTGAGAAAATCAAGTGTAGTCTTGTTTTTGTCCCAAAAACAGTCAGTCAATAAAACTGACCAATAGAAAGCAATCATTCCTGTTTATTCTACTCAGGTCAAAGCTTTTCAGTTAATTATAATAGTGGTCCAGATTAAATTAACACTGAGAAAGTAACCCACAGGTTTAAACCCCACGGGCTACGTAATAAAGTAGTAAAGGGTCATTCTTTCCGTTTTTAAAGGCAGATAGATTATCCCACAGCTCAGTTTGTAAAACATTCATTCAATTCAGTCCAAGCTAATTGAAAGTTGTACAATAGCAGCTAAAGATGTTGCGAATCAGAAGCTAACTTCACGAGGTCGAGTTTCCCCAGACTGCGGTGTTAAAAGTTAAACCCTGGTTCTCTGGGTTCTGTTTGACTCACCACGGCGTTGTCTGTGACTTTGATGCAGAGGTTACCATCGCAATGTCTGTACTTCAGCACCACCCTGACCTGTACATACAACCACAGATTCCACAGTTAAACAGGACAGTCAGCACTCAGCGTCAACACGTCGCCAGCTAAGCAGCGTGTTAGCCGGTAGCGCTTATTTCAAGCAAATCTTtcgtttattttatgttttttttaccttcattgGATCCGCCAGGTACAGCTTTTCTGCTGCCCGAGCGAACTCCTCCCAAGTCTGATAGTAAGGCATTGTTTTCACTCGATGAAACTACAAAACAGCACCGAAATACTCGGTTTAAATCAACCGGAGTAGAGCTGCTAAATTCCGAACAACACATCAGCAGCCGCAGAAAGGCTAGCCAATCACAGCGAAGCGGAACCAAGGCACACACTTTGTAACTGcaacctttcaaaataaagctccTTTAATAGGTAACTCGGTAATTTCATTCAAAATTGTGATTCAAGCAATACAGAGACTGTTTCAGAAAACTTCTataagatttatatttttaactatCATAATGTCACACAACGATTTGGATAAATTTCGAAAAACTGCCTCTTGCGTTTGTAAGCTGCATTagacaggcttttatttttaaggaattAAAAGACAGTAACCCGGAAAAAAATTCTTCACAGCTCGTATATTTTCTAATCTTCAGCTCATTTTCCAGCGATTAAACCATAACACAATTGTCCTATTTTCTGGTCGATGCGGAACATTATTTACTAACTTCGAATCAATTATATTcgtttttgcatctttttaagAGAAATACAGTTTCTCCCTTCACttaattttttcacaataaaagaaaatggacaaaacaTCACTTCaactaaatacaaaaagttttataaaatattcaaaatcacTCTGCGACTTACTGTTGTACAATGACATATGATTTCAGTTTTTAGGGTAGGCTCCAaaacataaagaatgtttttc contains:
- the srp9 gene encoding signal recognition particle 9 kDa protein encodes the protein MPYYQTWEEFARAAEKLYLADPMKVRVVLKYRHCDGNLCIKVTDNAVCLQYKTDQAQDVKKIEKLHGKLMRLMVSKETHSGSMEMD